One stretch of Candidatus Eisenbacteria bacterium DNA includes these proteins:
- a CDS encoding response regulator has product MAEEPASEKKGKAIILVVDRDPHIRDLESHFLHQAGYSVGFAEDGNGALQQALKTPPDIIITEILVPALDGLSLCRRIKADTRTRETSVLIFSILAAEGRAREAGADAFLLKPLAENTLINTVRELLDARIARIRRTQHAS; this is encoded by the coding sequence ATGGCGGAAGAGCCCGCGTCGGAGAAAAAGGGCAAGGCGATCATCCTGGTCGTGGACCGCGATCCACACATCCGAGATCTCGAGTCGCACTTCCTGCATCAGGCCGGTTACTCCGTTGGATTCGCCGAGGATGGTAACGGCGCCCTGCAGCAGGCCCTGAAGACGCCCCCGGACATCATCATCACCGAGATTCTCGTCCCAGCACTCGACGGGCTGTCGCTCTGTCGCCGGATCAAGGCGGACACCCGAACGCGCGAGACCTCCGTCCTGATCTTCAGCATCCTGGCAGCGGAGGGCAGGGCGCGAGAGGCGGGTGCCGATGCCTTCCTCTTGAAGCCTCTCGCCGAAAACACGCTGATCAACACGGTGAGAGAGCTCCTCGACGCGCGAATCGCACGAATCAGGAGAACTCAACATGCCTCATGA
- a CDS encoding ATPase domain-containing protein has product MPHDVAAPVRRLTTGNRELDEILDGGIPENSINIIMGTPGSGKTALAEEFIFANAVDERRPILYLTTLSEPLDKVIRYLQQFHFYDAAKLGSIVQYDSFGDTLAANGVGALVPRLKDAIKTLSPSVIVIDSFKAIHDLASSPQEIRLMLHELAGLFAAYSTTVLLVGEYRHEDIDKFPEFAVADGIIELARNSLGTRDERYVRVLKLRGSSYREGSHAFEITAAGLQVYPRLVSPVEAASYKRDVGRTPSGVPGLDSMLGGGFWGGSATLVAGPTGSGKTTMGIQFVLDGLRRGERCLLVNFQENPTQLAHQLEEIGGKLDDDTRGRLELLYYSAVELPIDRIVVSIFQALRRNRIRRLVIDALGDLAIAASDPTRMHGYVYALVQHFAVMGVSSILTLETDPPLMARDENQGRLSHMTDAIVFLDIRASEGVVARKIRIAKARGTAHDLQARPVTIDGRGLRVAETRE; this is encoded by the coding sequence ATGCCTCATGACGTGGCCGCTCCGGTAAGGCGTCTCACGACCGGCAACCGCGAGCTCGATGAGATCCTCGATGGCGGCATTCCGGAGAACTCGATCAACATCATCATGGGCACGCCGGGATCGGGCAAGACGGCCCTCGCCGAGGAGTTCATCTTCGCCAACGCGGTCGACGAGCGGCGACCGATCCTCTACCTCACGACGCTCTCCGAGCCGCTCGACAAGGTGATCCGGTACCTTCAACAATTTCACTTCTACGACGCGGCCAAGCTGGGCAGCATCGTCCAGTACGACAGTTTCGGTGACACTCTGGCGGCGAACGGCGTTGGGGCCCTGGTACCGAGGCTCAAGGACGCGATCAAGACACTGTCGCCGAGTGTCATCGTGATCGACTCCTTCAAGGCGATCCACGACCTGGCATCGTCACCCCAGGAGATACGGCTGATGCTGCACGAGCTCGCGGGGCTCTTCGCGGCGTACAGCACAACCGTCCTTCTCGTCGGAGAGTACCGGCACGAAGACATCGACAAGTTCCCCGAGTTCGCCGTGGCGGACGGAATCATCGAACTGGCGAGGAACTCCCTCGGGACGCGCGACGAGCGGTACGTCCGCGTGCTCAAGCTCCGCGGCAGCTCGTACCGCGAGGGGTCTCACGCCTTCGAGATCACGGCGGCAGGCTTACAGGTGTATCCGCGACTCGTCAGTCCGGTCGAAGCGGCGTCCTACAAGCGGGATGTCGGCCGGACTCCGTCGGGTGTGCCGGGGCTCGACTCGATGCTCGGGGGTGGCTTCTGGGGCGGGAGCGCCACACTCGTCGCAGGACCCACCGGCTCCGGCAAGACGACGATGGGAATTCAGTTCGTCCTGGACGGTCTCCGCCGGGGCGAACGGTGTCTGCTGGTCAACTTCCAGGAGAATCCCACGCAGCTCGCGCACCAGCTGGAGGAGATCGGTGGCAAGCTCGACGATGACACGCGCGGACGATTGGAGCTGCTCTACTATTCGGCGGTCGAGCTCCCCATCGATCGTATCGTCGTCAGCATCTTCCAGGCGCTTCGCCGGAACCGGATCCGTCGCCTGGTCATCGACGCGCTCGGAGATTTGGCCATCGCCGCGAGCGATCCCACCCGCATGCATGGTTACGTGTATGCCCTCGTGCAGCATTTCGCGGTGATGGGTGTGAGCAGCATACTCACGCTCGAGACGGATCCACCCCTCATGGCCAGGGACGAGAATCAAGGCCGGCTCAGCCACATGACGGACGCGATCGTCTTTCTCGACATCCGGGCGAGCGAAGGGGTCGTCGCGAGGAAGATCCGTATCGCGAAGGCGAGGGGCACCGCCCACGATCTTCAGGCGCGCCCGGTAACCATCGATGGCAGGGGACTTCGCGTCGCCGAGACACGCGAGTGA
- a CDS encoding HAMP domain-containing sensor histidine kinase, whose protein sequence is MKLSIPGEQHRAQQIRKLTEVSRALTYAATLEEVFELTVARAADLLAAEKALLLVADDDGLLSMRASHGVGDLSERFHEPLSEKLVPRLTGLLGARPECFLGVPLVVAGAIKGLLVVIRSTSSVGSEEDEWILSALADQAAAALERSRLDEIGEFREQLIGIISHDLRSPLNTIHMGATILLQRPGLGEMETEVARKIARSSVSAVRLIDQLLDLTRSRLGAGISIDPKRFDLTDVCRQVIGETELTHPDRPLRVDVQGDLTGVWDRDRIYQLLANLVGNAVQHGEPRSAIDLRIDGGETEVLIEVTNRGAPIPPAVLPFIFEAFRRVRTAHRSQSQGLGLGLFIAQEIARLHGGSIAVTSESEGTTFRVLLPRDATAPAPVDP, encoded by the coding sequence GTGAAGCTCTCCATTCCGGGCGAACAGCACCGGGCACAGCAGATCCGGAAGCTCACCGAAGTCAGCCGAGCCCTCACCTATGCGGCAACGCTCGAGGAGGTGTTCGAGCTGACGGTCGCCCGCGCCGCCGACCTCCTCGCGGCGGAGAAGGCGCTTCTCTTGGTGGCGGACGATGACGGCCTGCTGTCCATGCGCGCGTCGCACGGAGTCGGGGACCTGTCGGAGCGCTTTCACGAGCCGCTGAGCGAGAAGTTGGTCCCGCGCCTCACGGGGCTACTCGGCGCGCGGCCTGAGTGCTTTCTCGGGGTGCCGCTGGTCGTGGCAGGCGCCATCAAGGGACTCCTCGTCGTGATCCGGTCGACATCTTCGGTCGGTTCGGAGGAGGACGAATGGATCCTGTCGGCGCTGGCGGATCAGGCCGCCGCCGCGCTGGAGCGATCGCGCCTCGACGAGATCGGGGAGTTCCGGGAGCAGCTCATCGGGATCATCAGCCACGACCTTCGGAGCCCGCTGAACACGATCCACATGGGGGCGACCATTCTGCTTCAACGCCCGGGCCTCGGCGAGATGGAGACCGAGGTGGCGAGGAAGATCGCGAGGAGCTCGGTGTCGGCGGTACGGTTGATCGACCAACTGCTCGATCTCACCAGGAGCCGCCTGGGCGCGGGCATCTCGATCGACCCCAAGCGCTTCGATCTGACGGATGTTTGTCGCCAGGTGATCGGCGAGACGGAGCTCACGCACCCGGACAGGCCGCTGCGGGTGGACGTACAGGGGGACTTGACCGGTGTCTGGGACCGTGACCGGATCTACCAGTTGCTCGCCAATCTCGTCGGCAATGCCGTCCAGCATGGCGAGCCGCGATCGGCGATCGACCTCCGGATCGACGGTGGAGAGACCGAAGTCCTGATCGAGGTCACGAATCGAGGTGCGCCCATTCCGCCTGCGGTGCTGCCGTTCATCTTCGAGGCGTTCCGCCGGGTGCGCACGGCGCACCGCTCCCAGTCTCAAGGGCTCGGCCTGGGGCTCTTCATCGCGCAGGAGATCGCCCGCTTGCACGGCGGGTCGATCGCCGTCACCTCGGAGAGCGAGGGGACGACGTTTCGCGTTCTCCTGCCCCGCGACGCCACGGCTCCGGCGCCTGTGGATCCCTGA
- a CDS encoding protein kinase — MLLSPRTRLGTYEILSLLGTGGMGEVYRAKDLRLGREVAVKVLPPEVATSPDRLARFEREARTVAGLNHPNIVTLHSVEEEDGIRFLTMELVEGQSLADLIPSGGLPLPRVLELSIPLADALVAAHGRGVIHRDLKPANVMVTRDGRVKVLDFGLAKMTDAGKPDHGVTAPTLDTPISGVGQVLGTAPYMAPEQIRGESADARTDLFALGIILYELTTGRRPFSGATSADVISAILRDTPEPLTRARGDSPLELERLVSRCLEKNPRERSQSAFDVSNELHRLKRDLERATSEKGPYRVASIAVLPFVNRSASAEDEYFSEGLADELLNVLAKIRGLRVAARTSSFYFKGKDRTIAEIGSALNVATILEGTVRKAGARVRISVQLVKVSDGYHLWTETYDRTLEDIFAVQDDIAQSVVKELRTALLGEEPGSDARGQARAEVALAARGRATDPEAYRLYLLGRHLIDRYTREDTARGIEHLNAALARNPDFALAWAERARAYFNEASFGWAPVVEGSGRAREAVDRALELEPNLAEGHARRGWIQATFDWDWRGAEASFRRAMEAAPGNFAVLRGAASLAHFRGRLDEAIELFGRALEQDPLSAGTHNGLGIALLHADRDQEAEAVFRKSVELAPRGGIARSSLAVTLCRQNRGEEALVEAMREPEEAYRLHALAIVHHARGQEAESRAALDRLIEGYADSMAYQIAEAHGARNELDAASEWLDRAFVQRDGGLTVVRTTPHLRALHGSPRWAAFLEKMDLSDRTRAP, encoded by the coding sequence ATGCTGCTTTCCCCCCGGACCCGCCTCGGCACCTACGAGATCCTCTCGCTCCTGGGAACCGGAGGAATGGGAGAGGTCTACCGGGCCAAGGATCTGCGTCTTGGCCGCGAGGTGGCGGTCAAGGTGCTGCCGCCGGAGGTGGCGACCTCCCCGGACCGCCTCGCCCGGTTCGAGCGTGAGGCGCGCACCGTCGCCGGACTCAACCATCCCAATATCGTCACGCTTCATTCGGTCGAGGAGGAGGACGGCATCCGGTTCCTCACGATGGAGCTCGTCGAAGGCCAGAGCCTCGCCGACCTGATTCCTTCAGGGGGGCTTCCCCTCCCGCGCGTCCTGGAGCTCTCGATTCCGCTCGCAGACGCCCTGGTCGCTGCCCATGGACGTGGCGTGATCCACCGGGATCTCAAGCCGGCGAACGTGATGGTGACCCGGGACGGACGTGTGAAGGTGCTGGACTTTGGTCTCGCGAAGATGACGGATGCCGGGAAACCCGATCACGGCGTCACGGCCCCAACGTTGGACACTCCCATCTCCGGTGTCGGTCAGGTGCTCGGCACGGCTCCGTACATGGCCCCGGAGCAGATTCGCGGCGAATCGGCGGATGCTCGAACGGATCTCTTTGCTCTGGGCATCATCCTGTACGAGCTGACGACAGGCCGCCGGCCCTTCTCAGGTGCCACTTCGGCGGACGTGATCTCCGCGATCCTCCGTGATACGCCGGAACCGCTGACCCGGGCTCGTGGGGACTCTCCTCTCGAGCTGGAGCGCCTCGTGAGCCGCTGCCTGGAGAAGAATCCCCGGGAGCGGTCCCAGTCCGCCTTCGACGTATCGAACGAGCTACACCGACTGAAGCGCGACCTGGAGCGAGCGACATCGGAGAAGGGTCCTTACCGGGTCGCCTCCATTGCCGTGCTCCCCTTCGTGAACCGAAGCGCGAGCGCCGAGGACGAGTATTTCTCGGAAGGCCTCGCCGATGAGCTGCTCAACGTGCTGGCGAAGATCCGGGGCCTGCGAGTCGCCGCGCGCACGTCCTCGTTCTATTTCAAGGGCAAGGACAGGACGATCGCGGAGATCGGGAGCGCGCTGAACGTCGCCACCATCCTCGAGGGAACCGTCCGCAAGGCGGGAGCCCGGGTTCGAATCTCGGTACAGCTGGTGAAGGTCTCGGACGGATATCACCTCTGGACGGAGACGTACGACCGGACCCTCGAGGACATCTTCGCGGTGCAGGACGACATCGCACAGTCGGTGGTGAAGGAGCTGCGGACCGCGCTCCTGGGCGAGGAACCGGGTTCGGATGCGCGCGGCCAGGCGAGGGCTGAGGTGGCCCTGGCCGCCAGGGGACGCGCGACCGATCCAGAGGCCTACCGGCTCTATCTCCTCGGGAGGCACCTGATCGACCGCTATACCCGCGAGGACACGGCGAGGGGTATCGAGCATCTGAACGCGGCACTGGCCAGGAACCCGGACTTCGCGCTGGCCTGGGCCGAACGGGCTCGTGCCTACTTCAACGAAGCCAGCTTTGGCTGGGCACCGGTTGTCGAGGGCTCGGGCCGTGCGCGGGAAGCGGTGGACCGAGCACTCGAGCTCGAGCCGAATCTGGCGGAGGGGCATGCGCGTCGGGGCTGGATCCAGGCAACGTTCGACTGGGACTGGCGCGGGGCGGAAGCCTCGTTCCGACGGGCGATGGAGGCTGCGCCGGGGAACTTCGCCGTCCTCCGCGGCGCCGCCTCCCTGGCGCACTTCCGAGGACGCCTGGACGAGGCGATCGAACTCTTCGGGCGAGCCCTGGAGCAGGATCCATTGAGTGCGGGGACGCACAACGGCCTCGGTATCGCCCTACTGCACGCGGATCGTGACCAAGAAGCAGAGGCCGTCTTCCGGAAGTCAGTGGAGCTCGCTCCACGCGGAGGCATCGCGCGCTCCAGTCTCGCCGTGACCCTATGTCGCCAGAACCGCGGAGAGGAGGCGCTCGTCGAGGCAATGCGAGAGCCGGAGGAGGCGTACCGGCTCCATGCGCTCGCCATCGTCCATCACGCGCGAGGCCAGGAAGCCGAGTCGAGGGCGGCGCTCGACCGATTGATCGAGGGATACGCGGACTCGATGGCGTATCAGATCGCCGAGGCGCATGGAGCCCGGAACGAGCTGGACGCTGCGTCCGAGTGGCTCGACCGGGCGTTCGTGCAGCGCGATGGAGGGCTCACCGTCGTGAGGACCACACCGCATCTCCGCGCCCTTCACGGAAGTCCGCGCTGGGCGGCGTTCCTCGAGAAGATGGACCTGTCGGATCGGACTCGCGCGCCGTAA
- a CDS encoding DUF4332 domain-containing protein: MTYKFSEFPGIEHDHVTKLRGVGIETTDDMMRIWADELGRRSLVEKTGLSLEQFAKLASMARLARVNNVGTKYVAAMLAAGIDGPKSLFEYTPESLVKRLGEVKAEKKLTVDVPQLSDVADWFTHEKPMVARA; the protein is encoded by the coding sequence ATGACGTACAAGTTCAGCGAATTCCCGGGAATCGAACACGATCACGTCACGAAGCTCCGCGGGGTCGGCATCGAGACCACCGACGACATGATGCGGATCTGGGCGGATGAGCTCGGGCGTCGGTCGCTCGTGGAGAAGACGGGTCTCAGTCTCGAACAGTTCGCGAAGCTCGCGTCGATGGCCCGCCTGGCACGGGTGAACAACGTCGGGACGAAGTACGTCGCGGCGATGCTGGCCGCCGGCATCGACGGGCCGAAGAGCCTGTTCGAGTACACGCCGGAATCCCTGGTGAAGCGCCTGGGCGAGGTGAAGGCCGAGAAGAAGCTGACCGTCGACGTGCCCCAGCTGAGCGACGTCGCTGACTGGTTCACGCACGAGAAGCCGATGGTCGCGAGAGCCTAA
- a CDS encoding PIG-L family deacetylase: MRILYVFPHPDDESFGPARAMAAQRREGHDVHLLTLTRGEATKVRHKFGWTIEEMGAARHREMLDVKRTLELADMRVLDLPDGKLKELDPWVIEGAIREEVLLVKPHVLVTFPVHGISGFHDHIVGYAAVTRVYLELRGSEHPWLQRLAFFTLVQAPAAFPWHVNATKPEEIDCAFDVTDADMERFHKALDCYVTYADIIAETKIHDVFGKDVQFEIYREDHKPPLRNLFEGLRDV; this comes from the coding sequence GTGCGCATCCTGTATGTCTTTCCTCACCCGGACGACGAGTCCTTTGGGCCCGCGCGCGCCATGGCGGCGCAACGACGCGAGGGTCACGACGTGCACCTCTTGACCCTCACGCGCGGCGAAGCGACCAAGGTTCGGCACAAGTTCGGATGGACGATCGAAGAGATGGGAGCCGCACGGCATCGGGAGATGCTCGATGTGAAGCGGACGCTCGAGCTGGCGGACATGAGGGTGCTGGACCTCCCGGATGGCAAGTTGAAGGAGCTGGATCCGTGGGTCATTGAAGGCGCCATTCGGGAGGAAGTGCTCCTCGTCAAGCCGCACGTGCTCGTGACGTTCCCGGTGCATGGGATCAGCGGCTTTCATGACCACATCGTGGGATACGCCGCGGTCACGCGGGTCTATCTGGAGCTTCGCGGGTCGGAGCATCCCTGGCTGCAGCGGCTGGCGTTCTTCACGTTGGTCCAGGCGCCCGCCGCGTTCCCGTGGCACGTGAACGCGACCAAGCCCGAGGAGATCGACTGCGCGTTCGACGTGACGGATGCCGACATGGAGCGATTTCACAAGGCGCTCGACTGCTACGTGACGTACGCGGACATCATCGCGGAGACCAAGATCCACGACGTGTTCGGCAAGGATGTCCAGTTCGAGATCTATCGCGAGGACCACAAGCCGCCGTTGCGGAATCTGTTCGAAGGGCTGAGGGATGTGTAG